A single region of the Lycium barbarum isolate Lr01 chromosome 2, ASM1917538v2, whole genome shotgun sequence genome encodes:
- the LOC132626701 gene encoding probable protein phosphatase 2C 49, producing the protein MIVKEMAAAAAAEAEILCQQSVSVQYLCVDPDLVNNKPQIFRAAESVSIGITRSAVSCSTSVRSMAVDSANSCSFVPIIRSGSHTDIGPRRSNEDEHIRVDDLSAHLGSLYNWPLPGGFYAVFDGHGGSDASAYIKNNAMRLFFEDADLPQTSAVNQAFLEELVNSHRRAFLLADQALADECSVDAYCGTTAITVLVLGRHVLVANAGDCRAVLCRKGVAVQMSEDHRPTCLLERQRVEGLGGIVEYGYLNGDLAVTRALGDWYMKLPFGSVSPLTAEPEVQQTLLTEEDEFMIIGCDGIWDVMSNQEAVNIVSRELRLHNDPHQSASELVNQALCRDNNDNLTAIVVCFTTPDCRDSVSSQRPRFRCCSLSEEARRKLRSLLESN; encoded by the exons ATGATTGTGAAAGAGATGGCGGCAGCTGCGGCGGCAGAAGCAGAGATTTTGTGTCAACAAAGCGTTTCTGTTCAATACCTCTGTGTCGACCCCGATTTGGTTAATAATAAGCCTCAGATCTTTCGAGCTGCTGAGTCGGTTTCCATTGGAATTACTCGTTCC GCTGTGAGCTGCTCGACTAGTGTTCGAAGTATGGCAGTTGATTCTGCTAATAGCTGTAGTTTTGTCCCGATTATTCGTTCAGGTAGCCACACAGATATTGGACCTCGTAGATCTAATGAAGATGAGCACATCAGAGTTGATGATCTATCTGCTCATCTGGGCTCTCTATACAATTGGCCACTGCCAGGAGGCTTTTATGCCGTTTTCGATGGTCATGGGGGATCTGACGCCTCAGCTTATATTAAGAATAATGCCATGAGACTTTTCTTTGAAGATGCTGATTTGCCACAAACGTCTGCTGTTAATCAAGCCTTCTTGGAGGAATTGGTGAATTCACATCGTAGAGCATTTTTGCTTGCTGATCAAGCATTGGCTGATGAATGTAGTGTTGATGCCTACTGTGGAACGACAGCAATAACTGTACTGGTTTTGGGGAGACATGTGCTTGTTGCAAATGCTGGTGACTGTCGTGCTGTCCTTTGTAGGAAAGGGGTTGCAGTTCAGATGTCTGAAGATCACAGACCTACTTGTCTGCTGGAACGACAAAGAGTTGAGGGTTTGGGTGGTATTGTTGAATATGGCTACCTAAATGGTGATCTTGCAGTTACTCGAGCCCTTGGAGACTGGTATATGAAACTCCCATTTGGATCAGTTTCTCCTCTTACTGCTGAACCTGAGGTGCAGCAAACTTTGTTGACTGAGGAGGATGAGTTCATGATCATTGGTTGTGATGGCATCTGGGATGTGATGTCAAACCAAGAAGCCGTTAACATTGTTAGCCGTGAGCTTAGGCTGCACAATGACCCACATCAATCTGCCAGTGAGCTCGTGAATCAAGCTTTATGTAGGGATAATAACGACAATCTCACTGCTATTGTTGTATGCTTTACAACTCCTGATTGTCGAGATTCAGTTTCATCCCAGAGGCCACGATTTAGATGTTGCAGCCTGTCTGAAGAGGCAAGGAGGAAGCTACGGAGCTTGTTGGAAAGCAATTGA